A single genomic interval of Christensenellaceae bacterium 44-20 harbors:
- a CDS encoding SEC-C metal-binding domain-containing protein, with protein MTLYEKWQQLADMQQTQEAQLAYWQEYFAAETENYKKILAEPEKVFVGKLSELAEQFGMTPEVFTGFLDGINESLVSGYEIAGLAEDTEIELKVDFEKLFYNMLDAKAKWLYTLPEWEGVLSEEKRREITKAWRKSGQIINENKVGRNDPCPCGSGKKYKKCCGKNL; from the coding sequence ATGACACTATACGAAAAGTGGCAGCAGCTGGCAGATATGCAGCAGACGCAGGAGGCGCAGCTGGCATATTGGCAGGAGTATTTTGCGGCGGAAACAGAGAACTACAAGAAAATTCTCGCCGAGCCGGAAAAGGTCTTTGTGGGCAAGCTTTCGGAGCTGGCAGAGCAGTTCGGGATGACGCCCGAAGTTTTCACCGGCTTTCTAGACGGCATCAATGAGAGCCTGGTCTCCGGCTATGAAATTGCGGGGCTGGCAGAAGATACAGAGATCGAGCTGAAAGTGGATTTCGAGAAGCTGTTCTATAATATGCTGGATGCCAAGGCAAAGTGGCTGTATACTCTGCCTGAGTGGGAAGGCGTTCTTTCGGAAGAGAAGCGCCGGGAGATCACCAAAGCGTGGCGCAAATCCGGCCAGATCATCAACGAGAACAAGGTCGGTCGCAACGATCCCTGCCCCTGCGGCAGCGGCAAAAAATATAAAAAGTGCTGCGGAAAGAACCTCTAA
- a CDS encoding NADP-dependent isocitrate dehydrogenase, translated as MEKIRMSTPLVEMDGDEMTRILWGQIKEELLCPFVDLKTEYYDLGLPYRDETDDQVTYDAANAIKKYGVGVKCATITPNAQRVEEYHLKEMYKSPNGTIRAVLDGTVFRTPILVKGIEPFVRTWKQPITIARHAFGDIYRDTESKVAGGGKVELIVSQNGEEQRLPVYEYNENGGIALAMYNTVDSIRSFARSCFQFALGEKKDLWFSTKDTISKQYDHTFKDIFQEIYDAEFAEKFEAAGLEYFYTLIDDAVARVVRSEGGFIWALKNYDGDVMSDMVATAFGSLAMMTSVLVSPDGNYEYEAAHGTVTRHYYKHLKGEETSTNSVATIFAWSGALRKRGELDGNQELMEFAQKLEQATLSTIEGGVMTRDLALLSTLENVKAVNSSQFIKAIRENLESLYQ; from the coding sequence ATGGAAAAAATCAGGATGAGCACCCCGCTGGTAGAGATGGATGGCGATGAGATGACGCGCATTCTCTGGGGGCAGATCAAAGAGGAGCTGTTGTGCCCGTTTGTGGATCTGAAAACAGAGTATTACGATCTCGGCCTGCCGTATCGGGATGAGACGGACGATCAGGTTACTTACGACGCGGCCAACGCCATCAAAAAGTACGGCGTCGGCGTCAAATGCGCGACGATCACGCCCAATGCCCAGCGAGTGGAAGAATATCATCTGAAGGAAATGTATAAAAGCCCCAACGGGACGATCCGCGCCGTGCTGGATGGAACTGTTTTCCGCACGCCCATTCTCGTGAAGGGGATCGAGCCCTTTGTGCGTACGTGGAAACAGCCCATCACCATCGCCCGCCATGCTTTCGGCGATATTTACCGGGATACCGAATCCAAGGTCGCAGGCGGCGGGAAAGTGGAGCTGATTGTCTCGCAAAACGGCGAGGAGCAGCGGCTGCCCGTCTATGAGTATAACGAGAACGGCGGCATTGCCCTGGCGATGTATAACACCGTCGATTCCATTCGGAGCTTTGCCAGAAGCTGCTTCCAGTTTGCCCTGGGCGAGAAAAAGGATCTCTGGTTCTCTACCAAGGATACCATTTCCAAGCAGTATGACCACACGTTTAAGGATATTTTCCAGGAGATTTATGACGCGGAGTTCGCCGAGAAATTCGAGGCCGCGGGCCTGGAATATTTCTATACGCTCATCGACGATGCCGTCGCCCGGGTGGTGCGCTCGGAAGGCGGGTTCATTTGGGCGCTGAAGAATTACGACGGCGATGTCATGAGCGATATGGTAGCGACGGCCTTCGGAAGCCTTGCCATGATGACATCGGTGCTGGTCTCGCCGGACGGCAACTACGAATACGAGGCCGCTCACGGCACGGTTACGCGCCATTACTATAAGCATCTCAAAGGCGAGGAGACTTCCACCAACTCGGTTGCGACGATCTTTGCCTGGTCTGGCGCGCTCAGAAAGCGCGGCGAGCTGGATGGCAATCAGGAGCTGATGGAGTTTGCCCAGAAGCTGGAGCAGGCCACGCTCTCGACCATTGAAGGCGGCGTGATGACGCGGGATCTGGCGCTTCTCTCTACGCTGGAAAACGTCAAAGCGGTCAATTCGAGCCAGTTTATCAAGGCGATTCGGGAAAACCTCGAGAGCCTTTATCAATAA
- a CDS encoding prolyl-tRNA synthetase associated domain-containing protein: MSSQSSLGPLCHGAPEDQRSQREMRVYAALQQLNIPFVRLDHQAVYSAADGSCDAIDAALGIPNLKNLFLRNADKSRYFMVTLPAEKRADLKKLAEQLGVSRLSFGRPEQMEAFLDLQPGSVSVLGLMNDADGRVQLVLDREIEHLEALGCHPCVNTSSLRISMRDFLEVFLPAFDHAPIWMDI; this comes from the coding sequence ATGAGCAGTCAATCCAGTTTAGGCCCGCTTTGCCACGGGGCGCCCGAAGACCAGCGCAGTCAGCGGGAGATGCGGGTATACGCCGCCTTGCAGCAGCTGAACATTCCATTTGTGCGCCTGGATCATCAGGCGGTTTATTCTGCTGCGGACGGCTCCTGCGATGCCATCGATGCGGCGCTGGGCATTCCGAATCTGAAAAATCTCTTTTTGCGCAATGCGGATAAGTCCCGGTATTTCATGGTGACACTGCCCGCGGAAAAACGCGCCGATCTCAAAAAGCTTGCGGAGCAGCTCGGGGTATCCCGGCTCTCTTTTGGCAGGCCGGAACAGATGGAGGCCTTTTTGGATTTGCAGCCAGGGTCGGTGAGCGTTTTGGGATTGATGAACGATGCGGACGGGCGCGTTCAGCTGGTTTTGGATCGCGAAATAGAGCATTTGGAGGCGCTTGGGTGTCATCCGTGTGTCAATACCTCCAGCCTGCGCATTTCCATGCGGGATTTCCTCGAAGTTTTCCTGCCGGCTTTTGATCATGCGCCTATTTGGATGGATATCTGA